Proteins encoded by one window of Arachis ipaensis cultivar K30076 chromosome B04, Araip1.1, whole genome shotgun sequence:
- the LOC107637658 gene encoding uncharacterized protein LOC107637658, which translates to MYFSLLLQLERKCQSFGQKTVNLPLFREVSIFSLVVLLFSVAFTIFWVATTAIIFMDRPRYSLAGVYLAERLNTVMRMNWKSFSSQNYFDPNGLFMSVLWSGPLLVIAMIILASLNGSGAVTSSVPSSSAFFGSNLKKVRQESPAAARFPPEASRLWRSMRTRR; encoded by the exons ATGTATTTTTCCCTCCTTCTTCAGTTAGAAAG AAAATGTCAAAGTTTCGGTCAGAAGACAGTGAATTTACCTCTGTTCAGGGAGGTCTCTATTTTCTCACTTGTAGTGTTACTATTTTCTGTTGCATTTACGATTTTCTGGGTTGCTACTACAGCAATCATATTCATGGATAGGCCAAGATATTCTT TGGCCGGTGTATATCTCGCTGAGAGGCTTAATACTGTTATGAGGATGAACTGGAAAAGCTTCTCTAGTCAAAACTATTTTGATCCAAATGGATTATTCATGTCAGTTCTTTGGTCGGGTCCCCTTCTTGTCATTGCTATGATAATTCTG GCGAGTTTGAATGGTTCTGGAGCTGTGACTTCATCAGTTCCCAGTTCATCAGCTTTCTTTGGAAGCAACTTGAAGAAGGTTCGTCAAGAATCTCCAGCAGCAGCAAGGTTTCCACCGGAAGCTTCAAGATTGTGGCGATCGATGAGGACAAGAAGATAA